One window of Chlamydia sp. 04-14 genomic DNA carries:
- the folP gene encoding dihydropteroate synthase has protein sequence MTTAQFICLSLGSNLGNRFENFRKAFSLLKELDIEDLQSSIILETKALLFPGSPEEWDLPFFNSVLIGKTTLSPKQLLSEIKQIERKLGRDANALPWSPRILDIDILLYGDENCQQKDISIPHERILERPFLLSLVASLCPTRKFHQPASEYHLKTFGEIAHLLPCPQEMILNSFSPSTLLMGIVNVTDNSISDGGLYLEASKAVAHAEKLFAQGASVIDFGGQATNPKVKQLLDVEQEWARLEPVLKLLAETWIGRKQCPDVSLDTFYPEIIRRALEIYPIRWINDVSGGSKEMAEIARDANLLLVINHSCSLPPRPDKTLAFTSCASDQLLSWGEKQIEAFVNLGLNQDQIIFDPGIAFGTTQIQALNVLHRMEKFRKLGCATLVGHSRKSCFALLGKYDAKDRDWETVSLSVLLQQQGVNYLRVHDVEANQRVLSAAAWPGVYV, from the coding sequence ATGACAACAGCTCAATTTATTTGTTTGTCTCTAGGATCTAATCTAGGGAATCGATTTGAAAATTTTCGCAAGGCATTTTCTCTTTTAAAAGAGTTGGATATAGAGGATTTGCAAAGTTCTATAATTTTAGAAACAAAAGCTTTGTTATTTCCTGGTTCTCCAGAAGAATGGGATTTGCCTTTTTTTAATTCCGTACTTATTGGAAAAACAACCCTATCTCCAAAACAGTTGTTATCAGAAATAAAACAAATCGAGCGTAAGCTTGGTAGGGATGCTAATGCGCTACCCTGGTCTCCGAGAATTTTGGATATTGATATCCTTTTATACGGAGATGAAAACTGCCAACAGAAAGACATCAGCATACCTCATGAGAGAATCTTAGAAAGGCCTTTTTTACTTTCTCTTGTTGCCTCACTTTGTCCTACTAGAAAATTTCATCAACCAGCTTCTGAGTACCATTTAAAAACATTTGGAGAAATAGCTCATCTTCTTCCATGTCCTCAAGAGATGATTTTGAATAGTTTTTCTCCCAGCACTTTATTAATGGGAATAGTCAATGTCACCGATAATTCTATTTCGGATGGAGGATTGTATCTGGAAGCTTCTAAAGCAGTTGCTCATGCTGAAAAATTGTTTGCTCAGGGAGCTTCTGTTATTGATTTCGGAGGACAGGCGACTAATCCCAAGGTGAAGCAGCTGCTTGATGTAGAACAAGAATGGGCGCGCTTAGAGCCCGTATTAAAGCTACTTGCTGAAACATGGATAGGACGCAAGCAATGTCCTGATGTCTCATTAGATACATTTTATCCCGAAATTATCAGAAGAGCCCTAGAGATTTATCCTATTCGTTGGATTAACGACGTTTCAGGCGGTTCTAAGGAAATGGCTGAGATTGCCAGAGACGCAAATTTATTATTAGTTATTAACCATTCATGCTCTCTTCCTCCTCGCCCTGATAAGACACTAGCGTTTACTTCTTGTGCTTCTGATCAATTATTAAGTTGGGGAGAAAAGCAAATAGAAGCTTTTGTTAACTTAGGTTTGAATCAAGATCAAATTATTTTTGATCCGGGTATCGCTTTTGGAACAACCCAAATACAAGCATTGAATGTGTTACATAGAATGGAAAAATTCCGGAAGCTTGGCTGTGCTACGTTAGTGGGCCATTCAAGGAAATCTTGTTTTGCTCTTCTAGGAAAATATGATGCTAAAGATCGTGATTGGGAAACCGTTAGCTTATCAGTATTGTTGCAGCAACAAGGAGTGAACTACTTGCGAGTTCATGATGTAGAGGCTAATCAAAGAGTATTATCTGCAGCAGCATGGCCTGGAGTGTATGTATAA
- a CDS encoding dihydrofolate reductase translates to MYKILGIVACDPNGVIGNQGKLPWNYPEDIKFFSKIIENMPLIMGRKTFEGLPDKYTNDRKVIVFSKNFHENSEDRVWVSSLEEFRNLELPSPIFLLGGGDLFSLFLENHLLHGCFVTHIHKCYDGDVFFPLSSLEGWKKTILDEKKDLTFCYYESLADCHA, encoded by the coding sequence ATGTATAAAATACTTGGTATAGTCGCTTGCGATCCTAACGGAGTAATTGGAAATCAAGGAAAACTACCTTGGAACTATCCTGAAGATATAAAATTTTTTTCGAAAATTATAGAAAACATGCCCCTAATTATGGGGAGGAAAACCTTCGAAGGTCTTCCTGATAAGTATACGAACGACCGTAAGGTAATAGTATTTTCTAAGAATTTTCATGAAAATTCCGAGGATAGGGTTTGGGTATCTTCATTGGAGGAATTTCGTAATTTAGAACTTCCTTCTCCGATCTTCCTTCTCGGTGGGGGAGATTTGTTTTCTTTATTTTTAGAAAATCATCTGTTGCATGGATGTTTTGTAACGCACATTCATAAGTGTTACGACGGAGATGTTTTTTTCCCTTTATCTTCACTGGAAGGTTGGAAAAAGACAATTTTAGATGAAAAAAAAGATTTAACATTTTGCTATTATGAAAGTCTCGCCGATTGTCACGCGTAG
- a CDS encoding putative folate metabolism gamma-glutamate ligase, with protein sequence MKVSPIVTRRVHVHDDLYEILEESLPSLSENSIIALSSKVLSLCEGAVVDTKTTTKGALIKQESDAYVYSALHDLYLTKKQGILIPSAGIDESNAQDYYVLYPRDLLASTNALGVWLKNFYHLENLGVIIVDSHTTPMRRGVLGLGLCWYGFSPLYSYVGKPDCFGRPLRMTQINLLDALAVSAVLCMGEGDEHTPIALIEDAPKITFHSSPTLQSDLSLLDIDETEDLYGPILRSVAWESTHF encoded by the coding sequence ATGAAAGTCTCGCCGATTGTCACGCGTAGAGTTCATGTTCATGATGATCTCTATGAAATTTTAGAAGAATCTCTTCCCTCTTTGTCTGAGAATTCTATAATTGCTTTATCTTCAAAGGTTTTGAGTCTTTGTGAAGGCGCGGTTGTTGATACTAAGACAACAACAAAAGGGGCTTTAATCAAGCAGGAATCAGATGCCTATGTTTATTCCGCTCTTCATGATTTATACCTAACGAAGAAACAAGGAATTTTGATTCCATCTGCAGGAATTGATGAGTCCAATGCTCAAGATTATTACGTTTTATATCCTCGGGATTTATTAGCGTCCACAAATGCTTTAGGCGTTTGGTTGAAGAATTTTTATCATTTAGAGAATCTTGGAGTGATTATTGTAGACAGCCATACAACTCCTATGCGTCGGGGAGTTTTAGGGTTAGGATTATGTTGGTATGGATTTTCCCCTCTATATAGTTATGTAGGGAAACCTGATTGTTTTGGCCGACCCTTACGTATGACGCAAATTAATCTTTTAGATGCCTTAGCGGTCTCTGCTGTACTCTGTATGGGAGAGGGGGATGAACACACGCCCATAGCGCTTATAGAAGATGCACCTAAAATAACTTTTCATTCTTCCCCTACGCTACAGTCGGATTTGTCATTACTGGATATTGATGAAACAGAAGATCTGTATGGTCCTATCCTCCGTTCTGTAGCTTGGGAATCTACACATTTTTAA
- a CDS encoding CADD family putative folate metabolism protein, whose amino-acid sequence MKPCLDLLDKNIKEKHMLDHTFYMKWSKGELTKEQLKAYAKDYYLHIKAFPRYLSAVHSRCDNLEARKLLLDNLMDEETGHPNHIDLWKNFAYALGVTEEELENHVPSAAAQKKVDTFLRWCTGDSLSAGVSALYTYESQIPTVAETKISGLKQYFGFTAPEDYEYFTVHQDVDVRHAREERELIETLLNSDCNKVLQASREVCDALYDFLDTFLDEKDTCSATPPPVSDSKPSSCGCNCRH is encoded by the coding sequence ATGAAACCCTGTTTAGATTTATTAGATAAAAACATCAAAGAAAAACATATGTTAGATCATACCTTTTATATGAAATGGTCTAAGGGAGAATTAACGAAAGAGCAGTTAAAGGCATACGCTAAGGATTACTATCTCCATATCAAAGCTTTCCCACGTTATCTTTCCGCAGTTCATAGCCGTTGTGATAATTTAGAAGCGCGTAAACTACTTCTTGATAACCTTATGGATGAAGAAACAGGCCATCCTAATCATATCGATCTGTGGAAAAATTTTGCCTATGCTTTGGGTGTTACTGAGGAAGAATTAGAAAATCATGTTCCTAGCGCAGCAGCACAAAAGAAAGTTGATACATTTTTACGTTGGTGTACCGGAGATTCGTTATCAGCGGGTGTGTCTGCTTTATATACCTATGAAAGCCAAATCCCTACAGTTGCAGAGACTAAAATCTCAGGATTAAAACAGTATTTTGGTTTTACTGCTCCTGAAGATTATGAGTATTTCACAGTACATCAAGATGTTGATGTAAGACATGCTCGTGAGGAAAGAGAATTAATAGAGACTTTGCTAAATAGTGATTGTAATAAGGTTTTACAAGCTTCTAGAGAAGTATGTGATGCTTTATATGACTTTTTAGATACTTTCCTAGACGAGAAAGATACTTGCTCAGCAACTCCGCCTCCTGTTTCGGATTCTAAACCTTCTTCATGTGGTTGTAACTGCCGTCATTAA
- the recA gene encoding recombinase RecA, with product MNVPDRKKALEAAIAYIEKQFGSGSIMSLGKHSATHEISTIKTGALSLDLALGIGGVPKGRIVEIFGPESSGKTTLATHIVANAQKMGGVAAYIDAEHALDPSYASLIGANINDLMISQPDCGEDALSIAELLARSGAVDVIVIDSVAALVPKSELEGDIGDVHVGLQARMMSQALRKLTATLARSQTCAIFINQIREKIGVSFGNPETTTGGRALKFYSSIRMDIRRIGAIKGNESFDLGNRIKVKVAKNKLAPPFRTAEFDILFNEGISSAGCILDLAVEHNIVEKKGSWFNYQDRKLGQGREAVREELKKNKKLFDELEKRIFDITSAAKAAVVEEKKEEQTAQPVA from the coding sequence ATGAATGTACCTGATCGTAAAAAAGCACTAGAAGCAGCAATTGCCTATATCGAAAAACAATTTGGCTCTGGATCTATCATGAGTCTAGGGAAACACTCTGCCACTCATGAAATTTCAACTATAAAAACAGGAGCCTTATCTTTAGATTTAGCTTTAGGTATTGGGGGTGTTCCAAAAGGACGTATCGTTGAGATTTTTGGTCCTGAATCTTCAGGGAAAACTACATTAGCTACCCATATTGTTGCGAATGCTCAAAAAATGGGCGGCGTCGCTGCATATATCGATGCAGAACATGCTTTAGATCCCAGCTATGCTTCTCTTATAGGTGCAAATATCAATGATCTTATGATCTCCCAACCTGATTGTGGTGAAGATGCTTTAAGTATTGCTGAGCTATTAGCAAGATCAGGAGCTGTTGACGTTATTGTTATTGATTCTGTAGCTGCTTTGGTTCCCAAAAGTGAACTCGAAGGCGATATCGGCGATGTACATGTAGGCCTACAAGCACGTATGATGTCTCAGGCATTGCGTAAGCTTACAGCAACATTAGCGCGTAGTCAAACTTGTGCAATATTCATTAACCAGATTCGTGAAAAGATAGGTGTTAGTTTCGGTAACCCTGAAACAACAACAGGTGGACGTGCCTTAAAATTTTATTCATCAATACGTATGGATATCCGTCGTATCGGAGCTATTAAAGGTAATGAAAGCTTTGATCTTGGAAACCGTATCAAAGTTAAAGTTGCTAAAAATAAATTAGCACCTCCATTTAGAACCGCAGAATTTGATATTCTCTTCAACGAAGGTATTTCTTCAGCAGGATGTATTCTAGATCTAGCTGTAGAGCACAATATCGTGGAAAAAAAGGGTTCTTGGTTCAACTATCAAGATCGCAAGTTAGGACAAGGAAGAGAAGCTGTTCGTGAAGAACTCAAGAAAAATAAAAAGCTATTTGATGAGTTAGAAAAACGTATCTTTGACATAACCTCTGCAGCAAAAGCAGCAGTTGTAGAGGAGAAAAAAGAAGAGCAGACAGCGCAACCTGTAGCTTAA
- a CDS encoding 5-formyltetrahydrofolate cyclo-ligase: MDTSVIAEKKKQREFFISLRQSIQEPRLSQAAQAVASFIRELPKGSFVLSFIPFQSEINIDLANRILINEFSLALPQTQDYQLTPVHVPSLEVLSKLTHPLRISEFNLEPIEPQQITHVLVPALAFDDNNYRLGYGGGYYDRWLALNSHPTTIGIGFKEQKTLILPREDHDIPLSQVFFA; this comes from the coding sequence ATGGATACCTCTGTAATTGCTGAGAAAAAGAAGCAACGTGAGTTTTTTATCTCCCTAAGACAATCTATACAGGAACCACGATTATCACAAGCCGCTCAGGCCGTTGCTTCTTTTATTCGTGAATTGCCTAAGGGAAGCTTCGTGCTTTCCTTTATTCCCTTCCAATCAGAAATCAATATAGATTTAGCAAATCGTATTCTCATCAACGAATTCTCCCTAGCTCTACCACAAACACAAGATTATCAACTTACACCTGTTCATGTACCCTCGTTAGAGGTCTTATCAAAACTCACGCATCCTTTACGGATTTCTGAATTTAATTTAGAGCCCATTGAACCTCAACAGATCACCCACGTTCTCGTTCCTGCCCTAGCTTTTGATGATAATAATTATCGTCTTGGTTACGGCGGTGGTTATTACGATCGTTGGTTGGCACTAAATTCCCACCCCACAACTATAGGCATCGGTTTCAAAGAACAAAAAACTCTTATTCTCCCCAGAGAAGACCACGATATTCCCCTATCTCAAGTATTTTTCGCGTAA
- a CDS encoding toxin-antitoxin system YwqK family antitoxin, translating to MVIRKFLCLFLLCFAFTPGYAAGTYEKLTLTGINIIDRNGLSETICSKEKLKKYAKVDFLSPQPYQKVMRMYKNTRGENVSCLTTYHPNGQLKQYLECVNNRACGRYREWHSNGKIKIQAEVIGGIADLHPSAESGWLFHGTTLAHSDEGMLEAAINYDKGLLQGASYYYHPNGQVWKECSYHKGRAHGDFLTYTVEGFLLKKQTYQDGEKHSTSVRYEERSNVVLSEEEYDNGLLLKGSYLDPQTHEVFSEIVNGNGIQAIYGKHAIVETRVFVRGEACGKVTVFDSLGDQILQTYALIEGAKHGEELFFYPDTGKSKLLLTWNHGILQGPVKTWYPNGSLESCKELINNKKSGLLTLYYPEGQIMATEEYDNELLIKGEYFRPGDRHPYSKIDKGCGTAVFFTSSGTITKKIPYQDGKPLIN from the coding sequence ATGGTTATAAGAAAATTTTTATGCTTATTCCTTCTATGTTTTGCTTTTACTCCGGGCTATGCTGCTGGAACCTATGAGAAGCTGACTTTAACAGGGATTAACATCATTGATAGAAATGGCTTATCAGAGACGATTTGCTCCAAAGAGAAGCTGAAAAAGTATGCTAAGGTAGATTTCCTATCTCCCCAGCCCTATCAAAAAGTTATGCGTATGTATAAAAATACACGAGGTGAAAATGTTTCGTGTTTAACAACATACCACCCGAATGGTCAATTAAAACAGTATTTAGAATGTGTGAATAATCGCGCTTGCGGACGTTATCGAGAATGGCATAGCAATGGGAAAATCAAAATCCAAGCAGAAGTCATAGGGGGAATTGCAGATCTTCATCCCTCTGCAGAATCCGGATGGTTATTCCATGGAACAACACTAGCTCATAGCGATGAGGGCATGTTAGAGGCTGCCATTAATTACGATAAAGGTCTGCTACAGGGAGCCTCGTATTACTATCATCCGAATGGTCAAGTATGGAAAGAGTGTTCTTATCATAAAGGTCGCGCTCATGGTGATTTCCTTACTTATACAGTGGAAGGTTTCCTGCTGAAAAAGCAAACTTATCAAGATGGAGAAAAGCATAGCACATCCGTACGCTATGAAGAACGCTCCAATGTTGTGCTTTCTGAAGAAGAATATGATAATGGTTTATTATTAAAAGGTTCTTATTTAGATCCTCAAACACACGAAGTATTCTCTGAAATCGTTAATGGCAATGGAATACAAGCAATCTACGGGAAACACGCCATTGTAGAAACTCGTGTGTTTGTACGGGGAGAAGCCTGTGGGAAAGTTACCGTATTCGATAGTCTTGGAGATCAAATTCTTCAAACATATGCACTGATTGAAGGTGCAAAACATGGTGAAGAGTTATTTTTCTACCCCGACACGGGGAAATCCAAACTTCTTTTAACCTGGAATCACGGCATTTTACAGGGTCCTGTAAAAACCTGGTATCCAAATGGATCACTAGAAAGTTGTAAGGAATTGATAAATAATAAAAAATCCGGCCTATTAACTCTGTACTATCCTGAAGGCCAGATTATGGCTACTGAAGAATACGACAATGAGCTACTTATAAAAGGAGAATACTTCCGTCCCGGAGATCGACATCCCTACTCTAAAATAGATAAAGGCTGCGGCACAGCCGTATTTTTCACATCTTCAGGAACTATCACTAAAAAAATCCCCTATCAAGATGGTAAACCTCTGATCAATTAG